The Falco peregrinus isolate bFalPer1 chromosome 1, bFalPer1.pri, whole genome shotgun sequence genome has a window encoding:
- the INSM2 gene encoding insulinoma-associated protein 2, which produces MPRGFLVKRSRRPGGSYRARPRERDPERDQPPAPPPPPPPPAAGDSPAGRQGAEEEEEEGEEEEGAAAAACPATWPPGGGRGGPGLAPPEGPAAWGAAGPCSAAGPRAALFERCLSSPASAESFPLAASFPPAEKLLLQPRTPLPAPPSLPALKRPPRAKAPGKKGKATRKLSFADEVTTSPVLGLRIKEEGPEGRPGPGPAPPAGRTPLGEFICQLCKEQYADPLALAQHRCSRIVRVEYRCPECHKIFSCPANLASHRRWHKPRPGPSADGPAAPPGKENSPERRPRGPAAPPAQPPRQHRGGAESAGGAPAPPGPAPGGPGGEAFACPCCQKRFRRQAYLRKHLGTHGAARPAAYGPPERGQLAFACHLCGARFPSADIRDKHRLWHAVREELLLPPPPPAGPPEGGAAGGERQGFPCKHCPATFFSAPGLARHASKCHPPESRQVLLLQVPVRPGC; this is translated from the coding sequence atGCCGCGCGGCTTCCTCGTCAAGCGCAGCCGGCGCCCCGGCGGCTCCTACCGGGCGCGCCCGCGGGAGCGGGATCCGGAGCGGGAccagccgcccgccccgccgccgccgcccccgccgcccgccgccggggaCAGCCCCGCCGGTAGGCAgggggcggaggaggaggaggaggagggcgaggaggaggagggcgccgccgccgccgcttgCCCCGCGACGTGGccccccggcggcggccgcggcggccccgggctCGCCCCGCCGGAGGGGCCGGCCGcctggggggcagcggggccttgcagcgcggcggggccgcgggcggcTCTCTTCGAGCGCTGCCTCAGCTCCCCCGCCTCCGCCGAGTCCTTCCCCCTGGCCGCCTCCTTCCCGCCCGCcgagaagctgctgctgcagccccgcacgccgctgcccgccccgccgtCGCTGCCCGCGCTGAAGCGGCCGCCGCGGGCCAAGGCGCCGGGCAAGAAGGGCAAGGCCACGCGGAAGCTGAGCTTCGCCGACGAGGTGACCACCTCGCCCGTGCTGGGGCTGCGCATCAAGGAGGAGGGGCCCGAgggccggccggggccggggccggcgccgccggcggggcgcACGCCGCTGGGCGAGTTCATCTGCCAGCTGTGCAAGGAGCAGTACGCGGACCCGCTGGCGCTGGCCCAGCACCGCTGCTCCCGCATCGTGCGCGTCGAGTACCGCTGCCCCGAGTGCCACAAGATCTTCAGCTGCCCCGCCAACCTGGCCTCGCACCGCCGCTGGCACaagccgcggcccggccccagcgccgacggccccgccgccccgccgggcaaGGAGAACAGCCCCgagcggcggccccgcggccccgccgcgcccccggcccAGCCGCCCCGTCAGCACCGCGGCGGCGCGGAGAGCGCCGGcggcgccccggccccccccggccccgctcccggcggccccggcggggagGCCTTCgcctgcccctgctgccagAAGCGGTTCCGGCGGCAGGCCTACCTCCGCAAGCACCTGGGCACCCacggggcggcgcggcccgccgCCTACGGCCCGCCGGAGCGGGGGCAGCTCGCCTTCGCCTGCCACCTCTGCGGCGCCCGCTTCCCCTCGGCGGACATCAGGGACAAGCACCGGCTGTGGCACGCCGTGcgggaggagctgctgctgccgccgccgccgccggccgggccccccgagggcggcgcggcgggcggcgagCGGCAGGGCTTCCCCTGCAAGCACTGCCCCGCCACCTTCTTCAGCGCGCCCGGGCTGGCGCGGCACGCCAGCAAGTGCCACCCGCCGGAGAgcaggcaggtcctgctgctccaggtgccCGTCCGGCCGGGCTGCTAg